Genomic window (Vampirovibrionales bacterium):
TCTGGTCACTGGCGCTGGGCGCCGCTGTTACCATGGCGCTGCCGCTGGCGGCCAATGCCGAAAACCTCTCCAGCGGAGAAACCTTGGCGGAATACGATTCGCTGAAGTTCCCCTACCTGGATCGTCGCGCGATTGTCGTGAGCGAAGGCGCTGGCGAACTGGATTTCAGCAACAAGGTCTTTCTCCAGGACCAGGACCGTATCGCGCTGAAATTCGTCAATGACGCCGCCCATGCGGTGAATGTCGATATTCCCGCCTTTAAAATCAACTTCGTCGTTCCTGCCAACTCTGAGCGCGTCTATGAATTCGTCAGCTCCGAGCTGGGCAACGTCTACGGCGACAATGGCAAAGTGGCCTACACCGTCACGTCTCTGGAATCCCAGAACCGCGGCGGCATCGGCAAAAGCCAGGCGCTGATGGATATCATCAACGCCAAAATCGTCGTCCCGACGTTTGTGGATGATGAGCCTCCGCCGCCCGTCCGCCGTGGCGCTGGCGCTGACAACGGCAACGTTCGGGGCTATTGGTAACATCCAATGGGCGCGAGACCAGCGACTGTTCTGTTGAATTTTGCCGTTAAGACGGCGTTATCGACGACCTGATGCGCTTTCGTCTCCCGTTCCGTGTACTTTTGATGACGCTGGTCGGACTCTGCGCGAGTCTGGCCAGCGTTTTCGCACAGGCAGACCCGCCTTCTGCGACGCCGCCTCCCCACAGAATCGCCATTAATCTTGCTGCGCGGACCCTCTCGATACTGCAGGGCGAACGCCTTCTGCGGACATTCCCTGTGGGCGTGGGTCGTCTCAATTTCCCGACGCCAACGGGCGAATTCCAGGTCATTCGAAAAGTCGTCAACCCCGCGTGGGAAAACCCGTATGCGGGCGTGCAAAAAATGGTGATCAAGGCCGGAAGCGCCAACCCGCTGGGGACTCGCTGGATTGGCTTCCACCGCGACGCTAAAGGCGAATTTGGCATTCATGGGACCAATAATCCCGCCTCGGTGGGCAAATATAGTTCGCACGGCTGTATTCGCATGCGTATTCCCGATGCCGAAGCGGTTTTTGCGGCCATCGATCTCGGATCGCCGGTCAGTATTGCGTATGATCCGGCGGTTATTCAGCGAGATGGTATTCTCCTCACGCTTCGCGTTTACCCGGACGCGCTTCAACGCGGGATGCCCAACGCAGACGCCATTCAAGAGCGCGTACGTCGCCAATACCCAGACGCGCAAACCAATCCGCTGTTGATTGCCTATGCCTTGCGTCGCCCCAGCCTGCCGCCCACGATCATCGGCTTTATCGCCAGCCGGGAGGCGGATAAACCCAAAGCCGCCTCGGTTCAAGACGCGCACAAATTTTAAGCGGTTCGTTTTAATATGCTTACACTCTGTTTTGGGTCTTAAAAGAGCTGTAAGGGGGTTGGGTAATGGGAGATGTGTCCTTCTTAACGATTGATACGACTGGAAAGAATATTAGCTCGCGTAACGGGCAGTTCTTGGGGGGAAAAGATGAGAATGATCGGCCTCGAACCACGCCTTTATGCTGGCAGCGCCAATCAAGGTTTGGAGAAACAGACGCCCTGATTGACAAAGTCTCTGGGGCTCCTGCATGTAATTTAACGTTTTCGCTGACAGAAACTTATCAAAATCCTGAGCCTGATATGCCCCCTTTCCAAAAAGTTGGAGTAAATAGTTCTGATGGTAAACCTGATCGGCTTACCTTCATCCTTCCTTCTGACGAGTTCGCTACACCCAAAATACTTTCGATCATCAAAGACCCTCAAGATGACGTGACGATTTTAAAAGGCCGCGAAAAGACTCCCGGAACTTGGGAAATAGGGACGCTTGCTGTGCTTCATGACGAAGGGGAAATCACTTATCAAAACGCTATTATTTAAAGTTAGCAACAAGCCCGGGCTTGCCAAAACGCCGCTTTGACTTTCGCTGCGCCGGTATCGGCGTTATGATAGCCTTCTGGCGGCTCGCTCGAATGTGAGCCAAAAAGGAAGCTTCTTGGATGCCTCGCGCCACGGTGCGTGATCCGTTAGCGGGCGCGCACGAAACGTTTCTCTATACGCCTGCGCCGCCCCGGCCGGACGCGGTTGGCGTCGCCTTGGCCTATCCGGCCGATTATGGCGTGGCAATGGCCAGTCTGGGATATCTGACGCTGTTTCGTCTGCTCGATCAGCGGCCCGATGTTGCGGCGCAACGCGTGACGATGGACGCCCTGCGGGCCGGACGACGCCTTCACCCGCAGACGGCCTTATTGGGCTTTTCGTTCTCGTTTGAACTCGATATTCTCAACATTCTCAAAACCCTGGAATTATGCGGCATCCCGCTGCGCGCCTGTGATCGCGATGCGTCGCATCCCCTGGTGTTCGCAGGCGGACCGGTGGCGATGACCAACGGAGAGCCTTACGCCGACTTCATCGACTTTTACCTCATTGGCGATGGGGAAGAGGCAATCGGCGACTTGATCGACGCATGGCATCGCGAGGCTGCCCGCGCGGGCGGCGATCGTCAGGGGCTTTTACGTCGCTTGGCCCAGACGGTCCCCGGTCTGTACGCGCCTGCGCTCTACGAGGTGACGTACGCCGCGCCGGACGGTCCCGTCACGGCGATCACGCCGCGCTTTGATGATGTCCCGCCTGTGGTCGCCAAGCGTTCGCTGTCCGCAGCGTTTGCAGATGTGGCGTTTAGTCCCATTCTGACGCCGGAGTCTTACTTTTCCAGTGTGTTTCTGGTGGAAGTAATGCGCGGATGCGCCCACCGCTGCCGCTTTTGTATGGCCAGTTACGCCACGCTGCCGCCGCGCGCCAGCGACGCCGGGGCCCTGATGCGCGCTGTCGAAACGGGTCTGCGCCACACGCCTAAAATCGGGCTGTTGGGCGCATTAATTGCCAATCATCCTGAGTTTGAAGCGTTGTGCGAGTTTCTCAACCACCAAATGAATGCGCATCCTGATCTGACCCTGTCGGCGGCCTCGTTGCGCGCCGATACGCTTACTCCTGCAATGGTTGAGACGTTTGTTCGCGGTAAACAACGCCAGTTGACGATTGCCATCGAAACCGGCTCGCAACGTCTGCGACAGCGCATCAATAAGCGCCTCAGCGAAGAGGAAATTGCTCGTGCGGCCGAGATTTGCGCGCGCGCCGGGCTACCTGCCCTCA
Coding sequences:
- a CDS encoding radical SAM protein — its product is MPRATVRDPLAGAHETFLYTPAPPRPDAVGVALAYPADYGVAMASLGYLTLFRLLDQRPDVAAQRVTMDALRAGRRLHPQTALLGFSFSFELDILNILKTLELCGIPLRACDRDASHPLVFAGGPVAMTNGEPYADFIDFYLIGDGEEAIGDLIDAWHREAARAGGDRQGLLRRLAQTVPGLYAPALYEVTYAAPDGPVTAITPRFDDVPPVVAKRSLSAAFADVAFSPILTPESYFSSVFLVEVMRGCAHRCRFCMASYATLPPRASDAGALMRAVETGLRHTPKIGLLGALIANHPEFEALCEFLNHQMNAHPDLTLSAASLRADTLTPAMVETFVRGKQRQLTIAIETGSQRLRQRINKRLSEEEIARAAEICARAGLPALKLYGMVGLPDETDDDIEDTIRLIRQLRRDNPRLDLVFGCSSFVPKGATPFQWAPRLDTPQVEKRFERLRRGLVGSAAFRPSSARWDAAQALLSRGDRRLSGFLLRYAAYGGSLGHIRRAMKDGAPGETPSIDWYALRQRPPEETLPWQVVSLGVPNDILYREGQSNA
- a CDS encoding L,D-transpeptidase — translated: MRFRLPFRVLLMTLVGLCASLASVFAQADPPSATPPPHRIAINLAARTLSILQGERLLRTFPVGVGRLNFPTPTGEFQVIRKVVNPAWENPYAGVQKMVIKAGSANPLGTRWIGFHRDAKGEFGIHGTNNPASVGKYSSHGCIRMRIPDAEAVFAAIDLGSPVSIAYDPAVIQRDGILLTLRVYPDALQRGMPNADAIQERVRRQYPDAQTNPLLIAYALRRPSLPPTIIGFIASREADKPKAASVQDAHKF